One stretch of Streptomyces sp. A2-16 DNA includes these proteins:
- the scy gene encoding polarized growth protein Scy — protein MRGYERQEREPAADVDHLSRFEAEMDRLKTEREKAIQHAEDLGYQVEVLRAKLHEARRTLMSRPEFGGGDIGYQAEQLLRNAQIQADQLRQDAERELSQVRAQTQRILQEHAEQAARLQAELHQEAVTRRQQLDQELAERRQTVESHVNENVAWAEQLRARSESQARRLLEESRAEAEQAMAAARAEAERVTSEARQRLQSEAEAARAEAEQLLRRARADAERLLESASTQAQEATDHAEQLRTSTATESDSARRQATELSRAAEQRMTEAEEALRKAQAEAEKVLSEAKSAAEKTLASAESANEQRTRTAKEQVARLVSEASQEAEATKEAAEQIVADARAEAEKIVTEAAEKARTLTAEESATQLSKAAKTAEDVLNKAQEDAQRTTRAATEEAERIRREAETEADRLRAEAHDIAEQLKGTAKDDTKEYRAKTVELQEEARRLRGEAEQLRADAVAEGEKIRAEARKEAVQQIEEAAKTAEELLSKAKADADELRQSATTDSEKVRTEAIERATTLRRQAEETLQRTRQEAERHREEAAEQVEELRAEAERAARELREETERAIEARRVEAADELTRLHTEAEERLATAEQALTEAREEAARIRREAAEESERLRGEAAERIRTLQQQAEAEADRLRTEAASDASASRAEGEAVAVRLRSEAAAEAERLKSEAQDTADRVRAEAQAAAERIATEASETLAAAQEEANRRRREAEEYLGSARQEADQERERAREQSEELLASARNRVEEAQAEAVRLVEEADRRAGEMVSAAEQHAQQVRDSVAGLHEQAQEEITGLRSAAEHVADRTRREAQEEADRVRSDAYSERERASEDAARIRREAAEETDAAKSLAERTVSEAIAEAERLRSDASEHAQRARTEASDTIAQADQDAARARAEAREDANRIRSDAATQADTLITEARNEAERLTEETITDTDRLRTETVAEAERLRSETVAEAERVRAESVAQAEQLIGEASGDAERLRAEAAETVGQAQRHAERIRSEAERVRAEAAAAAEELVNSAREEADRTLDEARKDANKRRSEAAEQVDTLITETTAEADKLLTEAQQQALKTTADAEAQADSMVGAARKEADRLVAEATVEGNTRVEKARTDADELLVGARRDATAIRERAEELRERITSEIEALHERARREAAETMKSTGDRCDALIKASEEQLAKAQAKAKELVSEANSEAGKVRIAAVKKAEGLLKEAEQKKATLVREAEELKAEAIREAKRTVEEGKRELEVLVRRREDINTEISRVQDVLEALESFEAPAGGKDGGVKAGAAVGAPRSGKPSDS, from the coding sequence GTGCGGGGCTACGAACGCCAGGAGCGAGAGCCGGCGGCTGACGTCGACCACCTCTCTCGGTTCGAGGCCGAGATGGATCGGCTGAAGACCGAGCGGGAAAAGGCGATCCAGCACGCCGAGGACCTCGGCTACCAGGTCGAGGTGCTGCGCGCCAAGTTGCACGAGGCGCGGCGCACCCTCATGTCCCGGCCCGAATTCGGCGGCGGTGACATCGGCTACCAGGCCGAGCAGTTGCTGCGCAACGCGCAGATCCAGGCCGACCAGTTGCGCCAGGACGCCGAGCGCGAGCTGAGCCAGGTCCGCGCCCAGACCCAGCGCATCCTCCAGGAGCACGCCGAGCAGGCCGCACGGCTGCAGGCGGAGCTGCACCAGGAGGCGGTCACCCGCCGGCAGCAGCTCGACCAGGAGCTGGCCGAGCGCCGGCAGACCGTCGAGTCGCACGTCAACGAGAACGTGGCGTGGGCCGAGCAGCTGCGCGCCCGCAGCGAGTCCCAGGCCCGCCGGCTCCTGGAGGAGTCCCGCGCGGAGGCCGAGCAGGCCATGGCGGCCGCCCGCGCCGAGGCCGAGCGGGTCACCAGCGAGGCCCGCCAGCGTCTGCAGAGCGAGGCCGAGGCGGCCCGCGCGGAGGCCGAGCAGCTGCTGCGGCGCGCCCGCGCGGACGCCGAGCGGCTTCTGGAGAGCGCCTCCACGCAGGCCCAGGAGGCCACCGACCACGCCGAGCAGCTGCGCACGTCCACGGCGACCGAGTCGGACAGCGCCCGCCGCCAGGCCACCGAGCTCAGCCGGGCCGCCGAGCAGCGGATGACGGAGGCCGAGGAGGCGCTGCGCAAGGCGCAGGCCGAGGCCGAGAAGGTGCTCAGCGAGGCGAAGTCGGCCGCCGAGAAGACGCTCGCGAGCGCGGAGTCGGCCAACGAACAGCGCACCCGTACGGCCAAGGAGCAGGTCGCCCGGCTGGTCAGCGAGGCCAGCCAGGAGGCCGAGGCGACCAAGGAGGCCGCCGAGCAGATCGTCGCGGACGCCCGCGCCGAGGCCGAGAAGATCGTCACCGAGGCCGCGGAGAAGGCCCGCACGCTCACCGCCGAGGAGAGCGCGACCCAGCTGTCCAAGGCCGCCAAGACCGCCGAGGACGTCCTCAACAAGGCGCAGGAGGACGCGCAGCGGACCACCAGGGCCGCCACCGAGGAGGCCGAGCGGATCCGTCGTGAGGCGGAGACCGAGGCGGACCGGCTGCGCGCCGAGGCGCACGACATCGCCGAACAGCTCAAGGGCACGGCGAAGGACGACACCAAGGAGTACCGCGCCAAGACGGTCGAGCTGCAGGAGGAGGCCCGCCGGCTGCGCGGCGAGGCCGAGCAGCTGCGCGCCGACGCGGTCGCCGAGGGCGAGAAGATCCGCGCGGAGGCCCGCAAGGAGGCCGTCCAGCAGATCGAGGAGGCCGCCAAGACCGCCGAGGAGCTGCTCTCCAAGGCCAAGGCGGACGCCGACGAGCTGCGCCAGAGCGCGACCACGGACAGCGAGAAGGTCCGCACCGAGGCCATCGAGCGCGCCACCACGCTGCGCCGGCAGGCCGAGGAGACCCTCCAGCGCACCCGTCAGGAGGCCGAGCGGCACCGCGAGGAGGCCGCCGAGCAGGTCGAGGAGCTCAGGGCCGAGGCCGAGCGGGCCGCCCGTGAGCTGCGCGAGGAGACCGAGCGGGCCATAGAGGCGCGCCGCGTCGAGGCCGCCGACGAGCTGACCCGGCTGCACACCGAGGCCGAGGAGCGTCTCGCCACCGCCGAGCAGGCCCTGACCGAGGCCCGCGAGGAGGCCGCGCGGATCCGTCGCGAGGCCGCCGAGGAGAGCGAGCGGCTGCGCGGCGAGGCCGCCGAGCGGATCCGCACCCTCCAGCAGCAGGCCGAGGCGGAGGCCGACCGGCTGCGCACCGAGGCCGCGTCCGACGCGTCCGCCTCCCGCGCCGAGGGCGAGGCCGTCGCCGTACGGCTGCGCTCCGAGGCCGCGGCCGAGGCGGAGCGGCTCAAGTCCGAGGCCCAGGACACCGCGGACCGGGTCCGGGCGGAGGCGCAGGCCGCCGCCGAGCGGATCGCCACGGAGGCGTCCGAGACGCTGGCCGCCGCCCAGGAGGAGGCCAACCGGCGCCGCCGCGAGGCCGAGGAGTACCTCGGCTCGGCCCGCCAGGAGGCCGACCAGGAGCGTGAGCGGGCCCGCGAGCAGAGCGAGGAGCTGCTGGCTTCCGCGCGCAACCGCGTGGAGGAGGCCCAGGCCGAGGCCGTACGGCTGGTCGAGGAGGCGGACCGGCGGGCCGGCGAGATGGTGTCGGCGGCCGAGCAGCACGCCCAGCAGGTGCGCGACTCGGTCGCCGGGCTGCACGAGCAGGCCCAGGAGGAGATCACCGGGCTGCGCTCCGCCGCCGAGCACGTGGCCGACCGCACCCGGCGCGAGGCGCAGGAGGAGGCCGACCGGGTCCGCTCGGACGCCTACTCGGAGCGGGAGCGGGCCAGCGAGGACGCCGCCCGCATCCGGCGCGAGGCCGCCGAGGAGACGGACGCGGCCAAGTCCCTTGCCGAGCGCACCGTCTCGGAGGCGATCGCGGAGGCCGAGCGGCTGCGTTCGGACGCGTCCGAGCACGCCCAGCGGGCGCGCACCGAGGCCTCCGACACCATCGCCCAGGCCGACCAGGACGCCGCCCGCGCCCGGGCGGAGGCCCGCGAGGACGCCAACCGCATCCGCTCGGACGCGGCGACGCAGGCCGACACCCTCATCACCGAGGCGCGCAACGAGGCGGAGCGGCTCACCGAGGAGACCATCACCGACACCGACCGGCTGCGCACGGAGACGGTCGCGGAGGCCGAGCGGCTGCGTTCGGAGACCGTCGCCGAGGCCGAGCGGGTACGCGCGGAGTCGGTCGCCCAGGCCGAGCAGCTGATCGGGGAGGCGAGCGGGGACGCGGAGCGGCTGCGTGCCGAGGCCGCCGAGACGGTCGGGCAGGCCCAGCGGCACGCGGAGCGGATCCGCAGCGAGGCCGAGCGGGTCAGGGCGGAGGCGGCGGCCGCGGCCGAGGAGCTGGTCAACTCCGCGCGCGAGGAGGCCGACCGCACCCTCGACGAGGCCCGCAAGGACGCCAACAAGCGGCGTTCCGAGGCGGCCGAGCAGGTGGACACGCTCATCACGGAGACCACCGCCGAGGCGGACAAGCTGCTCACCGAGGCGCAGCAGCAGGCGCTCAAGACCACCGCCGACGCGGAGGCGCAGGCCGACAGCATGGTCGGTGCGGCCCGCAAGGAGGCCGACCGGCTGGTGGCGGAGGCCACGGTCGAGGGCAACACGCGGGTGGAGAAGGCCCGTACGGACGCGGACGAGCTGCTCGTCGGTGCCCGGCGGGACGCGACCGCCATAAGGGAGCGTGCGGAGGAGCTGCGCGAGCGGATCACGAGCGAGATCGAGGCGCTGCACGAGCGGGCCCGCCGTGAGGCCGCGGAGACGATGAAGTCGACCGGCGACCGCTGCGACGCGCTCATCAAGGCGTCCGAGGAGCAGCTGGCGAAGGCCCAGGCGAAGGCCAAGGAGCTGGTCTCGGAGGCCAATTCGGAGGCCGGCAAGGTGCGCATCGCCGCGGTCAAGAAGGCCGAGGGGCTCCTCAAGGAGGCCGAGCAGAAGAAGGCCACGCTGGTCCGGGAGGCCGAGGAGCTCAAGGCCGAGGCGATCCGCGAGGCGAAGCGCACGGTCGAGGAGGGCAAGCGCGAGCTGGAGGTGCTCGTCCGTCGCCGTGAGGACATCAACACCGAGATCTCCCGTGTCCAGGACGTCCTGGAGGCGTTGGAATCCTTCGAGGCCCCGGCAGGGGGCAAGGACGGCGGCGTCAAGGCGGGCGCAGCGGTCGGTGCCCCTCGTTCGGGTAAGCCGTCGGACAGCTGA
- the mce gene encoding methylmalonyl-CoA epimerase: MLTRIDHIGIACFDLDKTVEFYRATYGFEVFHSEVNEEQGVREAMLKINETSDGGASYLQLLEPTRPDSTVAKWLDKNGEGVHHIAFGTADVDADAADIKEKGVRVLYEEPRRGSMGSRITFLHPKDCHGVLTELVTSAPVESPEH; this comes from the coding sequence ATGCTGACGCGAATCGACCACATCGGGATCGCCTGTTTCGACCTCGACAAGACCGTCGAGTTCTACCGGGCCACGTACGGCTTCGAGGTGTTCCACTCCGAGGTCAACGAGGAGCAGGGCGTGCGCGAGGCCATGCTCAAGATCAACGAGACGTCCGACGGCGGAGCCTCCTACCTGCAGCTTCTGGAGCCGACCCGCCCCGACTCCACCGTCGCCAAGTGGCTGGACAAGAACGGCGAGGGTGTCCACCACATCGCTTTCGGTACGGCGGACGTCGACGCCGACGCCGCGGACATCAAGGAAAAGGGCGTACGCGTCCTGTACGAGGAGCCGCGACGCGGCTCCATGGGGTCACGGATCACCTTCCTGCACCCGAAGGATTGTCATGGCGTACTGACAGAACTGGTCACTTCGGCGCCTGTTGAGTCACCTGAGCACTGA
- a CDS encoding acetyl-CoA C-acetyltransferase, giving the protein MSGSNSTTSVIVAGARTPMGRLLGSLKSFSGADLGGFAIKAALDRAGIGGDQVQYVIMGQVLQAGAGQIPARQAAVKAGIPMNVPALTINKVCLSGLDAIALADQLIRAGEFDVIVAGGQESMTNAPHLLPKSREGFKYGAIEMLDAMAYDGLTDAFENIAMGESTEKHNTRLGIQRPEQDEFSALSHQRAAAAQKNGVFEAEITPVEIPQRKGDPVLFSKDEGIRGDTTAESLGKLRPAFTKDGTITAGSASQISDGAAAVVVMSKTKAQELGLAWIAEIGAHGNVAGPDNSLQSQPSNAILHALKKEGLEVSDLDLIEINEAFAAVAVQSMKDLGVSTEKVNVNGGAIALGHPIGMSGARLVLHLALELKRRGGGVGAAALCGGGGQGDALVVRVPKA; this is encoded by the coding sequence ATGTCTGGATCGAACAGCACGACCTCGGTGATCGTCGCGGGCGCCCGTACGCCCATGGGGCGGTTGCTGGGCTCGCTGAAGTCCTTCTCGGGAGCCGACCTCGGCGGCTTCGCGATCAAGGCCGCCCTCGACCGTGCGGGGATCGGTGGCGACCAGGTGCAGTACGTCATCATGGGCCAGGTCCTCCAGGCCGGCGCGGGCCAGATCCCGGCCCGCCAGGCCGCGGTCAAGGCCGGCATCCCGATGAACGTCCCGGCGCTCACCATCAACAAGGTGTGCCTCTCGGGCCTCGACGCGATCGCGCTGGCCGACCAGCTCATCCGCGCCGGCGAGTTCGACGTGATCGTCGCGGGCGGCCAGGAGTCCATGACCAACGCCCCCCACCTGCTCCCGAAGTCCCGCGAGGGCTTCAAGTACGGCGCCATCGAGATGCTCGACGCCATGGCGTACGACGGCCTGACCGACGCCTTCGAGAACATCGCCATGGGCGAGTCCACGGAGAAGCACAACACCCGCCTCGGCATCCAGCGCCCCGAGCAGGACGAGTTCTCCGCCCTGTCCCACCAGCGGGCCGCCGCCGCACAGAAGAACGGCGTCTTCGAGGCCGAGATCACCCCGGTCGAGATTCCGCAGCGCAAGGGCGACCCGGTCCTCTTCAGCAAGGACGAGGGCATCCGCGGCGACACCACCGCCGAGTCCCTGGGCAAGCTGCGCCCGGCCTTCACCAAGGACGGCACCATCACCGCCGGCTCCGCCTCGCAGATCTCGGACGGCGCCGCGGCCGTGGTCGTGATGAGCAAGACCAAGGCCCAGGAGCTCGGCCTCGCGTGGATCGCCGAGATCGGCGCCCACGGAAACGTGGCGGGCCCGGACAACTCCCTGCAGTCCCAGCCGTCCAACGCGATCCTGCACGCCCTCAAGAAGGAGGGCCTGGAGGTCTCCGACCTCGACCTGATCGAGATCAACGAGGCGTTCGCGGCGGTCGCCGTGCAGTCGATGAAGGACCTCGGCGTGTCCACCGAAAAGGTGAACGTGAACGGCGGCGCCATCGCCCTCGGCCACCCCATCGGCATGTCGGGCGCCCGGCTCGTCCTGCACCTGGCCCTGGAGCTCAAGCGGCGCGGCGGCGGGGTCGGCGCGGCCGCGCTGTGCGGCGGCGGCGGCCAGGGTGACGCGCTCGTGGTGCGGGTACCCAAGGCCTGA
- the meaB gene encoding methylmalonyl Co-A mutase-associated GTPase MeaB: protein MQDVSSLVAQAREGRPRAVARLISLVEGASPQLREVMRTLAPLTGNAYVVGLTGSPGVGKSTSTSALVTAYRKQDKRVGVLAVDPSSPFSGGALLGDRVRMSDHASDPGVYIRSMATRGHLGGLAWAAPQAIRVLDAAGCDVILVETVGVGQSEVEIASQADTSVVLLAPGMGDGIQAAKAGILEIGDVYVVNKADRDGADATARELNHMLGLGESRKPGDWRPPIVKTVASRAEGVDEVVEALEKHRAWMEEHGVLAERRRARAAHEVETIAVTALRERIGDLRGDRRLGALAERIVAGLLDPYRAADELVEGLTQG, encoded by the coding sequence ATGCAGGACGTCTCCTCGCTGGTCGCCCAGGCCAGGGAAGGCCGGCCACGGGCCGTGGCCCGGCTGATCTCCCTCGTGGAGGGGGCGTCCCCGCAGCTCAGGGAGGTCATGCGGACACTGGCCCCGCTCACCGGAAACGCCTACGTGGTCGGCCTGACCGGATCACCCGGCGTCGGCAAGTCGACGTCCACCTCGGCGCTGGTCACCGCGTACCGCAAGCAGGACAAGCGGGTCGGCGTCCTGGCCGTCGACCCGTCCTCGCCGTTCTCCGGCGGGGCCCTGCTCGGCGACCGGGTGCGCATGTCGGACCACGCCTCCGACCCCGGCGTCTACATCCGCTCCATGGCCACCCGCGGCCACCTCGGCGGCCTCGCCTGGGCCGCCCCGCAGGCCATCCGCGTCCTGGACGCGGCCGGCTGCGACGTGATCCTGGTCGAGACGGTCGGCGTGGGCCAGTCGGAGGTGGAGATCGCCTCCCAGGCGGACACCTCCGTGGTGCTGCTCGCGCCCGGCATGGGCGACGGCATCCAGGCCGCCAAGGCCGGAATCCTGGAGATCGGCGACGTCTACGTCGTCAACAAGGCCGACCGCGACGGCGCCGACGCCACCGCCCGCGAGCTCAACCACATGCTGGGCCTCGGCGAGTCCCGGAAGCCCGGCGACTGGCGCCCGCCGATCGTCAAGACGGTCGCCAGTCGCGCGGAAGGCGTCGACGAGGTCGTCGAGGCCCTGGAGAAGCACCGCGCGTGGATGGAGGAGCACGGCGTCCTCGCCGAGCGCCGCCGCGCCCGCGCCGCCCACGAGGTCGAGACGATCGCCGTCACCGCCCTGCGCGAACGCATCGGCGACCTGCGCGGCGACCGCCGCCTCGGCGCCCTCGCCGAACGGATCGTCGCCGGCCTGCTGGACCCCTACCGGGCGGCGGACGAACTGGTGGAGGGCCTGACCCAGGGCTGA